One Oncorhynchus keta strain PuntledgeMale-10-30-2019 chromosome 22, Oket_V2, whole genome shotgun sequence DNA window includes the following coding sequences:
- the LOC118401393 gene encoding transmembrane protein 161A-like isoform X1, whose product MSFSPQKGFITDRNTLQFHQLSGWLVSDDPAGEEARCEVPRLARLHVVFGCEALIGVQLVVSLLAASIMQRMTPHCSFARWLLCNGSLFRFKHPSEGELCALAGKQMPSKPSRRDRRQNGDSKPLTVPKDIDLNLEKAPIGVLDALVLRFFLEYQWLIDFAVYAMGIYLFTEGYFCVVDPAMEVHIGAFWCVLTVLCCLKTLHSLMGHYFRSDEGGERSVCLAFGFLSLLVAMLVLVVREDYLEFGLEPGFNSLFDNLEVFAKQQGFAEWSVPVTKLTVKLGLAAICAFIGALLAFPGLRLAQTHLDAVQMNSDRPFIQILLHVSFLAPVVVIVLWIKPIARDFLGNAPMGKTSVTLMSSVMFDSVRLWTVVVLCCLRLALTRYHMQAYLNLSQKWVDQMKKEAGRIAAIDIQRKVTRVFCYLTIVTLQYVIPVLLLLFSTLALKVLGDFSWSGAEQAPGVTPALVMPTVTPVLPGLEEDEDGVEYMEEDIQATVARLTESFSALRSILTPLFFRGLFAFLTWWVAACQVISSLFGIYFHQYLMQN is encoded by the exons atgagtttctccccacaaaagggctttattacagacagaaatactctccagtttcatcagctgtccgggtggctggtttcagacgatcccgcaggtgaagaagccagatgtgaagTTCCTCGGCTGGCGCGGTTACACGTGGTCTTTGGTTGTGAG GCGCTAATTGGAGTGCAGCTGGTGGTCAGCTTGCTGGCTGCTAGCATCATGCAGAGAATGACTCCACACTGTTCTTTTGCCCGCTGGCTTCTATGCAATGGCAG TCTATTCCGGTTCAAACACCCCTCTGAAGGAGAGCTGTGCGCCCTGGCAGGCAAACAGATGCCCAGCAAGCCCAGCAGGAGAGACAG GAGACAGAATGGGGACAGCAAGCCTCTCACAGTGCCGAAGGACATCGACCTTAACTTAGAAAAAGCTCCAATTGGTGTCCTTGATGCCCTTG TACTGCGATTCTTCCTGGAGTACCAGTGGTTGATTGACTTTGCAGTGTATGCGATGGGCATCTACCTTTTCACTGAGGGCTACTTCTGTGTAGTTGACCCTGCCATGGAGGTCCACATTGGGGCCTTCTGGTGTGTGCTGactgttctctgctgcct GAAAACCCTCCACTCCCTGATGGGCCACTATTTCCGTTCTGATGAGGGGGGTGAGCGTTCAGTGTGCTTGGCCTTTGGTTTCCTATCTCTGCTGGTGGCCATGTTGGTGCTAGTGGTCAGAGAAGACTACCTGGAGTTTGGCCTGGAGCCTG GTTTTAACAGTCTTTTTGACAACCTTGAAGTTTTTGCAAAACAGCAAGGCTTTGCTGAGTGGTC AGTCCCGGTGACCAAGCTGACTGTGAAGTTGGGTCTGGCTGCCATCTGTGCTTTTATTGGTGCTTTGCTGGCCTTCCCTGGCCTCCGCCTAGCCCAGACCCACCTGGACGCAGTTCAGATGAACTCAGACCGCCCATTCATCCA GATTCTGTTGCACGTTAGTTTTCTGGCTCCAGTGGTGGTGATCGTGTTGTGGATCAAACCCATCGCTAGGGACTTCCTGGGGAATGCTCCCATGGGGAAGACCTCGGTCACGCT TATGTCAAGCGTGATGTTTGACAGTGTTCGTCTGTGGACGGTGGTGGTGCTGTGCTGCCTGAGGCTGGCCCTGACCCGCTACCACATGCAGGCCTACCTCAACCTGTCCCAGAAGTGGGTGGACCAGATGAAGAAGGAGGCAGGACGCATCGCTGCCATCGACATCCAGAGGAAG GTGACCCGAGTGTTCTGCTACCTGACCATAGTCACCCTGCAGTACGTGATCCCtgttctactcctcctcttctctaccctgGCTCTGAAGGTTCTGG GTGACTTCTCATGGAGTGGTGCGGAGCAGGCTCCGGGGGTGACTCCTGCCCTGGTAATGCCCACAGTCACTCCCGTCCTGCCAGGGCTGGAGGAGGACGAGGATGGGGTGGAGTACATGGAGGAGGACATCCAGGCCACGGTGGCTCGTCTGACAGAGAGCTTCTCAGCCCTGCGCTCCATCCTCACCCCACTCTTCTTCAGAGGCCTCTTTGCCTTCCTTACCTGGTGGGTGGCCGCCTGCCAGGTCATCAGCAGCCTGTTTGGCATCTACTTCCACCAGTACCTCATGCAGAACTGA
- the LOC118401393 gene encoding transmembrane protein 161A-like isoform X4, whose translation MSFSPQKGFITDRNTLQFHQLSGWLVSDDPAGEEARCEVPRLARLHVVFGCEALIGVQLVVSLLAASIMQRMTPHCSFARWLLCNGSLFRFKHPSEGELCALAGKQMPSKPSRRDRRQNGDSKPLTVPKDIDLNLEKAPIGVLDALVLRFFLEYQWLIDFAVYAMGIYLFTEGYFCVVDPAMEVHIGAFWCVLTVLCCLKTLHSLMGHYFRSDEGGERSVCLAFGFLSLLVAMLVLVVREDYLEFGLEPGFNSLFDNLEVFAKQQGFAEWSVPVTKLTVKLGLAAICAFIGALLAFPGLRLAQTHLDAVQMNSDRPFIQILLHVSFLAPVVVIVLWIKPIARDFLGNAPMGKTSVTLMSSVMFDSVRLWTVVVLCCLRLALTRYHMQAYLNLSQKWVDQMKKEAGRIAAIDIQRKVTRVFCYLTIVTLQYVIPVLLLLFSTLALKVLDFAVHF comes from the exons atgagtttctccccacaaaagggctttattacagacagaaatactctccagtttcatcagctgtccgggtggctggtttcagacgatcccgcaggtgaagaagccagatgtgaagTTCCTCGGCTGGCGCGGTTACACGTGGTCTTTGGTTGTGAG GCGCTAATTGGAGTGCAGCTGGTGGTCAGCTTGCTGGCTGCTAGCATCATGCAGAGAATGACTCCACACTGTTCTTTTGCCCGCTGGCTTCTATGCAATGGCAG TCTATTCCGGTTCAAACACCCCTCTGAAGGAGAGCTGTGCGCCCTGGCAGGCAAACAGATGCCCAGCAAGCCCAGCAGGAGAGACAG GAGACAGAATGGGGACAGCAAGCCTCTCACAGTGCCGAAGGACATCGACCTTAACTTAGAAAAAGCTCCAATTGGTGTCCTTGATGCCCTTG TACTGCGATTCTTCCTGGAGTACCAGTGGTTGATTGACTTTGCAGTGTATGCGATGGGCATCTACCTTTTCACTGAGGGCTACTTCTGTGTAGTTGACCCTGCCATGGAGGTCCACATTGGGGCCTTCTGGTGTGTGCTGactgttctctgctgcct GAAAACCCTCCACTCCCTGATGGGCCACTATTTCCGTTCTGATGAGGGGGGTGAGCGTTCAGTGTGCTTGGCCTTTGGTTTCCTATCTCTGCTGGTGGCCATGTTGGTGCTAGTGGTCAGAGAAGACTACCTGGAGTTTGGCCTGGAGCCTG GTTTTAACAGTCTTTTTGACAACCTTGAAGTTTTTGCAAAACAGCAAGGCTTTGCTGAGTGGTC AGTCCCGGTGACCAAGCTGACTGTGAAGTTGGGTCTGGCTGCCATCTGTGCTTTTATTGGTGCTTTGCTGGCCTTCCCTGGCCTCCGCCTAGCCCAGACCCACCTGGACGCAGTTCAGATGAACTCAGACCGCCCATTCATCCA GATTCTGTTGCACGTTAGTTTTCTGGCTCCAGTGGTGGTGATCGTGTTGTGGATCAAACCCATCGCTAGGGACTTCCTGGGGAATGCTCCCATGGGGAAGACCTCGGTCACGCT TATGTCAAGCGTGATGTTTGACAGTGTTCGTCTGTGGACGGTGGTGGTGCTGTGCTGCCTGAGGCTGGCCCTGACCCGCTACCACATGCAGGCCTACCTCAACCTGTCCCAGAAGTGGGTGGACCAGATGAAGAAGGAGGCAGGACGCATCGCTGCCATCGACATCCAGAGGAAG GTGACCCGAGTGTTCTGCTACCTGACCATAGTCACCCTGCAGTACGTGATCCCtgttctactcctcctcttctctaccctgGCTCTGAAGGTTCTGG ACTTTGCTGTACACTTTTGA
- the LOC118401393 gene encoding transmembrane protein 161A-like isoform X3, producing MSFSPQKGFITDRNTLQFHQLSGWLVSDDPAGEEARCEVPRLARLHVVFGCEALIGVQLVVSLLAASIMQRMTPHCSFARWLLCNGSLFRFKHPSEGELCALAGKQMPSKPSRRDRRQNGDSKPLTVPKDIDLNLEKAPIGVLDALVLRFFLEYQWLIDFAVYAMGIYLFTEGYFCVVDPAMEVHIGAFWCVLTVLCCLKTLHSLMGHYFRSDEGGERSVCLAFGFLSLLVAMLVLVVREDYLEFGLEPGFNSLFDNLEVFAKQQGFAEWSVPVTKLTVKLGLAAICAFIGALLAFPGLRLAQTHLDAVQMNSDRPFIQILLHVSFLAPVVVIVLWIKPIARDFLGNAPMGKTSVTLMSSVMFDSVRLWTVVVLCCLRLALTRYHMQAYLNLSQKWVDQMKKEAGRIAAIDIQRKVTRVFCYLTIVTLQYVIPVLLLLFSTLALKVLVDFAVHF from the exons atgagtttctccccacaaaagggctttattacagacagaaatactctccagtttcatcagctgtccgggtggctggtttcagacgatcccgcaggtgaagaagccagatgtgaagTTCCTCGGCTGGCGCGGTTACACGTGGTCTTTGGTTGTGAG GCGCTAATTGGAGTGCAGCTGGTGGTCAGCTTGCTGGCTGCTAGCATCATGCAGAGAATGACTCCACACTGTTCTTTTGCCCGCTGGCTTCTATGCAATGGCAG TCTATTCCGGTTCAAACACCCCTCTGAAGGAGAGCTGTGCGCCCTGGCAGGCAAACAGATGCCCAGCAAGCCCAGCAGGAGAGACAG GAGACAGAATGGGGACAGCAAGCCTCTCACAGTGCCGAAGGACATCGACCTTAACTTAGAAAAAGCTCCAATTGGTGTCCTTGATGCCCTTG TACTGCGATTCTTCCTGGAGTACCAGTGGTTGATTGACTTTGCAGTGTATGCGATGGGCATCTACCTTTTCACTGAGGGCTACTTCTGTGTAGTTGACCCTGCCATGGAGGTCCACATTGGGGCCTTCTGGTGTGTGCTGactgttctctgctgcct GAAAACCCTCCACTCCCTGATGGGCCACTATTTCCGTTCTGATGAGGGGGGTGAGCGTTCAGTGTGCTTGGCCTTTGGTTTCCTATCTCTGCTGGTGGCCATGTTGGTGCTAGTGGTCAGAGAAGACTACCTGGAGTTTGGCCTGGAGCCTG GTTTTAACAGTCTTTTTGACAACCTTGAAGTTTTTGCAAAACAGCAAGGCTTTGCTGAGTGGTC AGTCCCGGTGACCAAGCTGACTGTGAAGTTGGGTCTGGCTGCCATCTGTGCTTTTATTGGTGCTTTGCTGGCCTTCCCTGGCCTCCGCCTAGCCCAGACCCACCTGGACGCAGTTCAGATGAACTCAGACCGCCCATTCATCCA GATTCTGTTGCACGTTAGTTTTCTGGCTCCAGTGGTGGTGATCGTGTTGTGGATCAAACCCATCGCTAGGGACTTCCTGGGGAATGCTCCCATGGGGAAGACCTCGGTCACGCT TATGTCAAGCGTGATGTTTGACAGTGTTCGTCTGTGGACGGTGGTGGTGCTGTGCTGCCTGAGGCTGGCCCTGACCCGCTACCACATGCAGGCCTACCTCAACCTGTCCCAGAAGTGGGTGGACCAGATGAAGAAGGAGGCAGGACGCATCGCTGCCATCGACATCCAGAGGAAG GTGACCCGAGTGTTCTGCTACCTGACCATAGTCACCCTGCAGTACGTGATCCCtgttctactcctcctcttctctaccctgGCTCTGAAGGTTCTGG TAGACTTTGCTGTACACTTTTGA
- the LOC118401393 gene encoding transmembrane protein 161A-like isoform X2, whose product MALIGVQLVVSLLAASIMQRMTPHCSFARWLLCNGSLFRFKHPSEGELCALAGKQMPSKPSRRDRRQNGDSKPLTVPKDIDLNLEKAPIGVLDALVLRFFLEYQWLIDFAVYAMGIYLFTEGYFCVVDPAMEVHIGAFWCVLTVLCCLKTLHSLMGHYFRSDEGGERSVCLAFGFLSLLVAMLVLVVREDYLEFGLEPGFNSLFDNLEVFAKQQGFAEWSVPVTKLTVKLGLAAICAFIGALLAFPGLRLAQTHLDAVQMNSDRPFIQILLHVSFLAPVVVIVLWIKPIARDFLGNAPMGKTSVTLMSSVMFDSVRLWTVVVLCCLRLALTRYHMQAYLNLSQKWVDQMKKEAGRIAAIDIQRKVTRVFCYLTIVTLQYVIPVLLLLFSTLALKVLGDFSWSGAEQAPGVTPALVMPTVTPVLPGLEEDEDGVEYMEEDIQATVARLTESFSALRSILTPLFFRGLFAFLTWWVAACQVISSLFGIYFHQYLMQN is encoded by the exons ATG GCGCTAATTGGAGTGCAGCTGGTGGTCAGCTTGCTGGCTGCTAGCATCATGCAGAGAATGACTCCACACTGTTCTTTTGCCCGCTGGCTTCTATGCAATGGCAG TCTATTCCGGTTCAAACACCCCTCTGAAGGAGAGCTGTGCGCCCTGGCAGGCAAACAGATGCCCAGCAAGCCCAGCAGGAGAGACAG GAGACAGAATGGGGACAGCAAGCCTCTCACAGTGCCGAAGGACATCGACCTTAACTTAGAAAAAGCTCCAATTGGTGTCCTTGATGCCCTTG TACTGCGATTCTTCCTGGAGTACCAGTGGTTGATTGACTTTGCAGTGTATGCGATGGGCATCTACCTTTTCACTGAGGGCTACTTCTGTGTAGTTGACCCTGCCATGGAGGTCCACATTGGGGCCTTCTGGTGTGTGCTGactgttctctgctgcct GAAAACCCTCCACTCCCTGATGGGCCACTATTTCCGTTCTGATGAGGGGGGTGAGCGTTCAGTGTGCTTGGCCTTTGGTTTCCTATCTCTGCTGGTGGCCATGTTGGTGCTAGTGGTCAGAGAAGACTACCTGGAGTTTGGCCTGGAGCCTG GTTTTAACAGTCTTTTTGACAACCTTGAAGTTTTTGCAAAACAGCAAGGCTTTGCTGAGTGGTC AGTCCCGGTGACCAAGCTGACTGTGAAGTTGGGTCTGGCTGCCATCTGTGCTTTTATTGGTGCTTTGCTGGCCTTCCCTGGCCTCCGCCTAGCCCAGACCCACCTGGACGCAGTTCAGATGAACTCAGACCGCCCATTCATCCA GATTCTGTTGCACGTTAGTTTTCTGGCTCCAGTGGTGGTGATCGTGTTGTGGATCAAACCCATCGCTAGGGACTTCCTGGGGAATGCTCCCATGGGGAAGACCTCGGTCACGCT TATGTCAAGCGTGATGTTTGACAGTGTTCGTCTGTGGACGGTGGTGGTGCTGTGCTGCCTGAGGCTGGCCCTGACCCGCTACCACATGCAGGCCTACCTCAACCTGTCCCAGAAGTGGGTGGACCAGATGAAGAAGGAGGCAGGACGCATCGCTGCCATCGACATCCAGAGGAAG GTGACCCGAGTGTTCTGCTACCTGACCATAGTCACCCTGCAGTACGTGATCCCtgttctactcctcctcttctctaccctgGCTCTGAAGGTTCTGG GTGACTTCTCATGGAGTGGTGCGGAGCAGGCTCCGGGGGTGACTCCTGCCCTGGTAATGCCCACAGTCACTCCCGTCCTGCCAGGGCTGGAGGAGGACGAGGATGGGGTGGAGTACATGGAGGAGGACATCCAGGCCACGGTGGCTCGTCTGACAGAGAGCTTCTCAGCCCTGCGCTCCATCCTCACCCCACTCTTCTTCAGAGGCCTCTTTGCCTTCCTTACCTGGTGGGTGGCCGCCTGCCAGGTCATCAGCAGCCTGTTTGGCATCTACTTCCACCAGTACCTCATGCAGAACTGA